A window of Bradyrhizobium diazoefficiens genomic DNA:
GGTGCTCCTCGCCGGGGGCACTCGGGAAAGGGGCTCGCCTGCGGCGATCGCTATCACTGCCCCGTTCCCGGGTGCCCTCTTAAACCGGTCTCGTCGCTGCACTCGGACCCGCGTGCCCCTTCGGGTCGCTATGCTCACGCTCTCCGGGTGCCATTTTCCGTTGAGGCGATGCGCCCTTGGGCGCACGCCTGATCGGGCCTAGGCTCCAGGTAGATGGCGCTAGAGGCTGAGAGTAAGAGTGCAGGCTGGTTTTTTCCGTGACGGGTTACAAGCTGCGAGAGAGGCTCGTGGCGCCCGTCGCGGAGACCCGCGATGTCAAACCCTACTGCTTGCGCGCGCGCCGGCTTGGACCGGGCGAACCTCTATAACGAGATCACCGACAAGATCATTGCCGAGCTTGAGGCTGGCCGCGTGCCCTGGGTCCAGCCTTGGGGCACTGCCGCGGCAAGGGCACCCTTAGCGATGCCGAAAAACGCTTCGACCGATCGCTCATACAGCGGGATCAACATCCTTCTGCTCTGGGGAAGCACGATCGAGCATGGTTACAGCGGTCAAAGCTGGCTCACGTTCCGGCAAGCGCTGTCGCTTGGAGGGCATGTGCGTAAGGGGGAGCGTGGTACCGCGGTGGTCTACGCCGACCGTTTCGTCCCGCGTGATGAGAAGCGGCGTGCCGCCGAGACTGGCGACGAAGCGCAGGCCATTCCATTTCTCAAGCGATTTACCGTCTTCAACACGGACCAATGCGCCGGACTCCCCAATGAGATCGCTACCGCGGCTCCGCCACCGCCGCCAGGGCTGATCGAGCCGACGGTGGAGGCTTTGATCAAGGCCATCGGGGTCACCTTTCGGATTGGCGGCGATCGCGCATTCTACGCACCGGCCCAAGACTTCGTGCAGGTCCCGCCGCCGCAGGCCTATTTCGAACCCATCAACTGGCACCGTACGGCCTTGCATGAACTCGGTCATGCGACCGGGCACCCCTCGCGTCTCAACCGCGACCAGAGCGGATCCTACGGTACCAAGAAATATGCCTTCGAAGAACTGGTCGCAGAGTTGAGTTCCGCGTTCAGCTGCGCGTCGCTCGGGATCGTCCCGACAGTGCGCCATGCCGATTATCTCGGCTCCTGGCTCGAAGTCCTGCGCGAAGACAATCGGGCCATCGTGCGTGCCGCCTCGCAGGCCAGCAAGGCCGCGGACTATTTGCTCGGCTTCGTTCCCGGGTCCATCGAGCCCGCGTCGCTGGATTCGGTTGTTGCCGATCACGACGCTGCGTGATGCTCGGCCTCGTGGCCGCGCGAGAGTGAGAGGAGGGGAGGCTGTTTGCGACGGGTTGGAAGCCGAGAGAGAGTCTTTCGGCCGCCCGTCGTGGAGAGCCAAAATGACGAAAGCCGTACAAAAGATCACGCTGTCGCCTTCCCGGGATATTCCCTTCAACAAGCTTGTGCTCAGCCAATCGAACGTTCGCCGCGTCAAGGCCGGTGTATCGATCGAGCAGCTTGCCGAGAGCATTGCGCAGCGGACGCTTCTGCAAAGCCTGAGTGTCCGGGCCGCTGTTGATGCAGATGGCAACGAGACCGGCATGTTCGAGGTGCCAGCAGGCGGGAGGCGCTATCGTGCTCTCGAGCTCCTGGTGAAACAGAAGCGGATGTCGAAAACGCAGGCAGTGCCGTGCGTCGTTCGCGAAGGGGGCATCGCCGAGGACGATTCCGTGGCGGAGAACGATGAGCGGGTCGGCCTGCATCCGCTCGATCAGTTTCGGGCCTTCCAGATCCTCCGCGATCTCGGCATGAGCGAGGAAGACATTGCCGCGCGGCACTTCGTGAACTCCGCGATCGTCAAGCAGCGCCTGCGCCTGGCGTCGGTCTCGCCGAAATTGCATGACGTCTATGCCGAAGACGGCATGACGCTCGAGCAGCTCATGGCGTTCTCAGTCACCGCGGATCACGCCCGCCAGGAGCAAGTTTGGGAGAACGTCAGCCGTTCCGGTTATGACGAGCCGTACCAGATCCGCCGCATGCTCACCGAAAACACCGTACGCGGGTCCGATCGTCGGGCCCAATTTGTCGGCCTTGATGCCTATCAGCACGCGGGTGGCGGCGTTCTGCGGGATTTGTTCGAGCACGACGACGGCGGCTGGCTTCAAGACATCGTGTTGCTCGACCGCCTCGTGACCGAAAAGCTCAAAGCTGAAGCCGAGACGATTGCTGCCGAAGGCTGGAAGTGGATCTCCGTCGCTGTAGAATTCTCCTACGGTCACACTCAAGGCCTACGAGAAATCGAAGGTAAACCTGCCGATCTCTCGCCTGAGGAGCAGGCCACCATCGATGCCCTCAACGCCGAGCAGGCCAAGCTTGAAACCGATTACCGGGATACGGACGAGTTGCCCGATGAGGTCGATCAGCGTATCGGCGAAATCGAGGCGGCGCTGGCGGCGTTCGAAGACCGGCCAATGCTCTACGATCCGACCGAGATCGCCCGAGCTGGTGTCTTCATCAGCATCGATTCCGAAGGACGCCTCTCCGTGGACCGGGGTTACATCCGGCCAGAGGACGAGGTGCTGGCAACTGATCCTGATGTCGGGCAAGGCGCCGAAGCGTCCTCGACGGAAGGTCAAGAAGAGGGCCCTGCCGCCCAGCGCACGGTGATCGCGGTCGCGGGTTGCGCTCCTGATGCTGACGAAGATGATGAGGACGCGGCCAGGCCTCTGCCGGATCGGCTGATCACCGAGCTGACGGCGCATCGGACACTGGCATTGCGCGATGCGCTGGCAGAAAATCCTGCGGTCGCATTCCAGGCAGTGCTGCATAACTTCGTGCTGACGGCTTTTTACCAGTTCGCATCGTCCGGGAACTGTCTTGAGATCGGCCTTCGCACGCCGAACTTTCCAGCCCAAGCTCCTGGGCTGAGAGAAAGCGTCTCCGCCAAGGCCGTCGAGGCGCGACATGAGGCCTGGAAGGCACGGTTGCCGAAGAGCGAGAACGATCTTTGGGATGCGCTGACGGCTCTCGATGGTGGTGCACAGGCGTCGCTGTTCGCCCACTGTGCGTCATTTGCGGTCAATGCCGTCTATGAGCCGGCCAATCGTTACAATCAGGGTCGCGTCTCAGCCCACGGCGTCCGCACGCGTCTCGACCAGGCTGATGTGCTGGCGAGGGCGGTCGGGCTCGACATGGTTCAGGCGGGGTGGAAGCCGTCCGTCGACAACTATCTCGGCCGGGTCACCAAGCCGCGCATTCTGGAGGCCGTGCGGGAGGCGAAGGGCGAGTCGTCGGCTCAATTGATCGACCATCTGAAGAAGGCCGACATGGCCAAGGAGGCCGAGCGGCTTCTCGATGGCTCGGGCTGGTTGCCAGAGCCGCTGCGTCTCGTCGATCGCGACGCGGTGCCCGTGGGGCAGGAGTGCGAAGCGGGGGCGCTGCCCGAATTCCTCGCCGATGAGGAGGATCAGGAGAACGGCAGCGACGACGATCCGCAACAGCTCGACGCGGCTGAGTGACATTATGGAGCGGGATGGCTCCGGCTGTCCTGCGGTTGCTCGGGGACCGGCGTGCAGCGCCGGTCCCCATTCTTATGGGCGTGGCTTGAGAGGGAGAGCCGGGCCGGGAAGGGTTTGAGCCGTCGAGGTCAGAGGAGAGCGCCTGGCGGTTCGACCCCTTCCTGCTCTCCTGCGACATCCTGCCATGACCGAATCTTTCGCCGGCGGCGCTGCCGCCGCGCCGCTTTCGTTGCGCGCCGCTGCAACTTTCACCTCCGCCGCCGTCAGGGCCGCGCGACAACTCCTGACCGAGCTCGAACGCGGTCGGCGCATCGATGCCGCTGTTCTGCGTAGCGCCATGGAGGCTGCCTTCGGCGCCTCCGACGCGGCCGGCGTCTGGAACTGGAAGACCGCCTACGATGTCTGCGAGGCGGCAACGGTTCTCTTCCTTCGCAAGTTCGGCCCGGCCATCCGCGCGAAGGCTGGCTCGACGGCTGCCATGCTGCCGATGCTGGCGAAAGTCGCGAACTGCCTGCCGACCCACACGCGGCGTTCCGAGGACAGCCAGGCACTTCAGCAGTTCTCGACGCCCATTCCGCTGGGACTGGTCGCATGCACTGCAGCCGGCATTACATCGGTCGATCGCGTTCTGGAGCCTTCCGCGGGGACGGGTTTGCTCGCCGTCTTTGCAGAGCTCGCCGGGGGCGCCTTGATGTTGAACGAGTTGGCCGAGACGCGGGCGGGTTTGCTCGAGCATCTATTCGCGGGCGATAACGTCACGCGGTTCGATGCTGCTCAGATCGATGACCACCTCGACGTGAGTGTCGCGCCGAGCGTCGTTCTGATGAACCCGCCGTTCTCCGCGGTGGCGAATGTCGATCGACGGATGGCGGATGCGGCTCTCCGTCACATCGCTTCGGCGCTCGGCCGCCTTTGCGACGGTGGACGCCTCGTCGCCATCACTGGCGCCAGCTTCGCGCCGGATAACCCAGCATGGCGAGAAGCCTTTGTGCGGCTCCAGGAACGCGGGCAGGTGGTATTTTCTGCGGCGATCGGCGGCGCCGTCTACGCGAAGCACGGAACACTAGTCGACACACGGCTGCTTGTGATCGACAAGCTGCCCGCTGCCGATCCGATGGCTTTTCCTGCCTCGCCAGGAATGGCGGCCGATGTCGCTGCCTTGCTGGATTGGGTGACCAAGCATGTGCCTACAAGGCCGCCTTTCGCCACGTCATCGGAGATCGCCGCTATCGGGCGGCCAGAGATGTCGCGGTCGACCAGCGCTGTTGCACCGCGCTCATCGTCTTCTTCAATAGGCGCAGCGCCAGAAGGCGTCGAACTTACGTATGAAACGGTCGAATGGTCGCCGCCGGAGGGTGCTCGGCTCACCGACGCGCTCTACGAGGAATACGGATTGCAGTCGATCCACATTCCCGGATCGTGCGCACACCCGACCAAACTCGTGCAGTCCGCAGCGATGGCGTCCGTTGCGCCACCGAAGCCAACCTATCGTCCGCACCTGCCCGCCAATGTCATGGCAGACGGAGTTCTATCGGACGCCCAGCTTGAGAGCGCTATCTATGCGGGCGAGGCGCATTCTGAGTTTCTCGCGGGCTCCTGGACGGTCGACGCGACCTTTGATGTTGTGGCCGCCGCGCGCGACGACGCAGAGAATGCCGTCCGCTTTCGACGTGGCTGGTTTTTGGGTGATGGCACCGGAGCGGGCAAGGGGCGGCAGGTCGCGGGGATCCTCCTCGACAACTGGCTCAAGGGCCGTCGTCGGGCGGTCTGGATCAGCAAGTCTGATAAGCTGATCGAAGATGCGCAGCGTGACTGGTCTGCGCTCGGCATGGAGCGCCTGCTTGTTACGCCGCTGTCTCGGTTTCGCCAGGGCACCTCGATCCGGCTTTCGGAAGGCATCCTATTTACCACCTACGCCACGCTACGGACCGACGAGCGTGGCGAAAAGCTTTCGCGCGTCAAGCAGATCGTCGAATGGTTGGGCTCCGACTTCGAGGGAGTGATCGTCTTCGACGAGAGCCACGCCATGCAGAACGCGGTCGGGGGCAAGGGCGAGCGCGGCGACCAGGCGGCCTCTCAGCAGGGGCGCGCGGGCCTGAGACTCCAGCATGCCTTGCCGAATGCTCGCGTGGTTTATGTGTCGGCGACGGGTGCCACCACGGTCCACAATCTCGCTTATGCCCAACGCCTCGGCCTGTGGGGCGGTGCCGACTTCCCGTTTGCCACGCGTGCCGAGTTCGTCGAAGCGATCGAGCAGGGCGGGGTCGCGGCGATGGAGGTGCTGGCGCGCGACCTCAAGGCCCTCGGTCTCTACGCGGCCCGATCGCTCTCTTACGAGGGCGTCGAGTACGAGCTCGTTGAGCACCAGCTGACGCTGGAACAGGTTCGCATCTACGATGCCTATGCCGGTGCGTTCAGCGTCATCCATAACAACCTCGATGCGGCGATGCGAGCCGCCAACATCACCGGCGCAACGGGAACGCTGAACGGGCAGGCCAAGTCTGCGGCACGCTCCGCCTTCGAAAGCGCGAAGCAGCGCTTCTTCGGTCATCTCCTGACTTCGATGAAGACCCCGTCGCTGGTCCGATCGATCGAGCGCGACCTTGATGCTGGCCACGCCGCTGTCATCCAGATCGTGTCGACGGGCGAAGCGCTGATGGAGCGCCGGCTCGTCGAGATCCCGACTGAAGAGTGGGGCGACGTCCAGGTCGACATCACCCCGCGCGAGTACGTGCTCGACTACCTCGCCCATTCCTTCCCGGTCCGGCTCTATGAGCCCTTCACCGACGAGGAGGGTAATCTCTGCTCCCGGCCCGTCTATCGCGATGGCCAGCCGGTCGAGAGCCGGGACGCCGTCGCACGCCGCGCCCGCTTGATCGAAAAGCTCGCCTCGCTGCCGCCCGTGCCTGGAGCGTTGGATCAGGTCGTCCAGCGTTTCGGCACCGACATCGTCGCCGAAGTAACGGGTCGCTCGCGCCGCATTGTTCGCAAGGACGACCGGTTGGTGGTCGAAAATCGCGCGGGTTCGGCGAACCTCGCGGAGACCTCCGCCTTCATGGATGACGTCAAGCGCATCCTCGTGTTCTCCGACGCGGGCGGCACGGGAAGGAGCTACCACGCCGAACTGTCGGCCCGGAATCGAAGGTTGCGGGTCCATTACCTGCTCGAGCCCGGCTGGAAGGCCGATGCCGCAATTCAGGGCCTCGGCCGGACCAACCGGACCAATCAGGCGCAGCCGCCGCTGTTCCGGCCCATCGCGACCAACGTGAAGGCGGAAAAGCGCTTTCTCAGCACCATTGCACGGCGGCTCGACACACTGGGAGCCATCACACGCGGTCAGCGTCAGACCGGAGGGCAGGGCCTATTCCGGCCGGAGGACAATCTCGAAAGCCAGTATGGGCGTGACGCCTTGCGTCAACTCTACACGTTGCTCGCGCGAGGGAAGGTCGACGGCTGTTCGCTCGAGAGGTTCGAGAATGCGACCGGCCTGAAGCTGACAGATTCCGATGGGCTCAGAGACGACCTGCCGCCAATCACGACCTTTTTAAACAGATTGCTCGCGCTCACAATTGAACTTCAGAACGTCCTGTTCACCGCTTTCGAGCAGCTCTTGACCACTCGGATCGAGGGCGCGGTTGCGTCGGGTACCTACGACCTCGGGCTGGAAACGCTCCGCGCTGAGAACTTTGTCGTCACCGACCGGCGGACGATCCATGTCCATCCGGGCACCGGCGCCGAGACCCGGCTGATCACCATCACCCAGCGCCAGCGAAACCATCCTGTCGGTTTGGATGACGCTCTTGCCCGTCTCTCCGATCGCCATGCTGTTCTGTTGATCAACGAACGCTCGGGACGAGCTGCGGTGCAGGTCCCGACGCCAAGCGTCATGCTCGACGACGGCGAGATCGAGCGGCGTGTCAGCCTGATCCGGCCGATGGAGCAGCACCGGGTCCCCTTGACCATGATGGTGGAGAGCCATTGGGCCGAGGCGGACCGTGAACGCTTCGCCGCGGCCTGGCTGGCGGAGCTTGCTGAGATCCCAGCGTTCACCGAAAGCACGATCCACGTCGTGGCGGGCCTTCTGCTCCCGATCTGGAAGCGGCTGCCGAACGAATCGACCCGCGTCTATCGGCTTCAGACCAATGCAGGCGAACGCATCATCGGCCGCAAAGTTTCGGCCGCGTGGGTCGCAAACGTGCTTGCGACGGACGTGCCTTCGCTGACGTCGGACGCTGCCTTTGCCGCGCTGACGGACGGACGGACCGTCCTCGACCTCGCGGAGGGACTTCAGCTTCGCCGGGTCCGGGTGATGGGTGCACATCGCATCGAGCTGTCGGGATTCAACGACACGATACGCGATCGCCTTCGTGCTTACGGCCTCTTTGGGGAGATCATCTCCTGGAAGCTGCGCATGTTCGTACCCACGGACGCGAGCGGCATCCAGGTCCTGTCGAGGGTGCTCGACACCTATCCGGTTACGGGCGTCAGTGAGCGGGAGGCCGCGTGATGTCCGGCGATGTCTCCGAGCTGGCACGCCGCCTCGCGCGCGAGGCCGAGGCGGTGTGCCGACACTATCTCCCCAATGGTAAGCGGGCGGGGCGGTACTGGGTGGTTGGCGACGTCCACAACACCCCGGGCCGCTCGCTATTTGTGCGGCTCCAGGAATCGTCGAAGGGCCCCGCCGGCAAATGGACCGATGCCGCGACCGGGGAGCATGGCGATCTCCTCGACATCATCCGCGAAAGCCTTGCCTTGCGAGACTTCCGCGAGGTCGCCGAGGAGGCGAGGCGCTTTCTGAAGCTGCCTCGTTCTAAGGAGCAATCACTCCCGAGACCTGTTCGTCCAGTCGTGCCGGCCGGATCGCAAGAAGCCGCCCGTCGACTTTTTGCGATATCCGGTCCGATCGAGGGGACGTTGGTGGAAACGTATTTGCAACGTCGTGGAATAAGCCAAATCCACCATGGTGGTAGCCTGCGCTTCCATCCACGTTGCTACTACCGACCGGACGAGCATTTGCCGACTGAAACCTGGCCGGCGATGATAGGCTCTGTCACGGACCTCGAGGGACGGATCACCGGCGTGCATCGCACCTGGCTAGATCCACACGGCTTTGATCGCGTGCGGCTCGGCAAGGCCCCGATCGACACGCCACGACGGGCCATGGGCGACCTGCTTGGTAACGCCGTTCGCTTCGGCGTGGTGGACGACGTGCTCGCTGCGGGCGAGGGGATCGAGACCATGCTGTCGCTGCGTTATGTACTGCCGACCCTGCCCATGACCGCTGCTCTCTCGGCCAATCACCTCTCAGCCATGTTGCTGCCGTCTGGCCTACGCCGACTCTATATCGCCCGTGACGCAGATGCCGCCGGAGATGCCGTACAGGCTAATCTCACCCAGCGCGCAGAAGGCGCCGGCATTGAAGCGATCGCATTGTCGCCCCGGCTGGGCGACTTCAACGAAGATCTGAACATCTTCGGACTCGAGGCCCTCCGAGCAGCGTTGCTACTTCAACTCGTACCGGAGGACGTCGTCCGTTTCCTGCATTCGTCGATGGCAACCGCGGAATAGCCCCGGCAATTCGATGAGCGTCGACAGGTCGGTCGCGGTGCGGCCACTGCCGGAAGAGGACGCGACCACGGCCTTCTAGAGGGCGATCGGACGGCAAGCGGCTCGGGCCGGCAATGGCTGCGTCCGGCAATTTTCCGCCGCGCGCCGGCGACGAGAAGACACATTAGCCATCTGGCGAGCGCGCTTTGCATCGCGAAGCAAAATAGCCGGCCTCCGCCATCCTCCGCTGCGCTTCGGCCCTCCGCTCTGCTCTGGGTTCTGGCCCATTCCGCCTGCCGTCTGAGTGATCGCCACGAAGGCCGCGATGGTCGCGGCCGATCCGGCAAAGGATCGCCTCCATGACCGACCACGATGACATCGAACCGCCGCACGCCGCATCTGCGACCGAACAAGTTCTTACCGAATTGCAGCTCTTCGGTTACCGCCCCTTCGACGACCAGCCCGATCCACGGCCGCTTCCCGAGGGCAGGATCATTACCGGTGCCGTCGCTGACATCTTCGATGCCCTGGTCGCCACGTTGAGCGACACGCGGCTCGAGCCGGACCTCGACGATCTGCTCTGGTCGACTGTCAACCTGTTCCACCGAGCCGTCGACCGCATCGGACGCCAACTCGACGACAACGAACAGGCGCAGCAGAAGCGCCAGCGCGAGCAAGACGGCTCCGAAGTTCGGTCGGTCGAACTCGAGCGCGCGACGGCGGAAGGCATCTCGCTGATCGAGCGCCGCAACTGCCTGGAGCTTTTCCGTGACCAGGCCATCGAGCGCTTCGAGACCCAGACCGGCTCATTCTGGCGTCCGCGATCGGGATCACTGGTGAATCATCGCACGCTGACGGCAGCTATGATCGACTCCCGCGATTTTCTTGCGGCCAAGCGCCGCGCCGAGACCGAGATCATGTTGCCGTCGGGACCGAAGATCGCACTCACCGGCGGCCTCGACTTCAACGACCATCACCTGATCTGGGATCGCCTCGACAAGGTTCACGCGAAGCATTCCGACATGGTCCTGCTGCATGGCGGCTCGCCCAAAGGGGCCGAACTGATCGCCTCCAAGTGGGCGACCAACCGCAAGGTGCCTCAAATCGCCTTCAAGCCTGACTGGACTAAGCATGCCAAGGCGGCGCCATTCAAGCGCAACGATGCCATGCTCGAACTCCTGCCGATAGGCGTCATGCACTTCCCGGGCACGGGAATCCAGGACAACCTCGCCGACAAGGCGAAGCGCCTCGGCATCCCCGTATGGAGGTTCGGCGACGCGTGAGCGCCGTCTTCCAGCCTCTAAAGGATGAAGCGGATTTGCATGCGCCGCAACTCCGCCTCCTTTCGATTTCATATCCAGATTTGCGCCGTGGTGGTGGTGGAAGGCGCGACTGGTAGATCTATGCACATGGAGCCACCACCATGCTCGCCCTTGGGCTCGTTCTCAACACACTCGGCATTGGCTTGTTCTGCTGGGCGATTTTTGCGCTCGCTGTGTATGCCTTGCCGTTTTTCGTCGCGCTGAGTCTCGGGATGGCGGCGTTTCAGAGCGGCGCCGGCCTCATTGGCGCCCTGCTTATCGCAACGGCCGGCGGTGCGCTGACGCTCGTCCTAGGCCAGGTCGCCTTCGCTGTTACTCGGTCCTCGGCCTTGCGCATCGCGATCGCGACAGCATTTGCTGTTCCCGCCGCCGTCGCTGGCTATCAAGTGGTGTTCGCCGTGTCCCACATCGGGGTGCCTTCGCTGGCCTGGCGTGAGGTCTTCGCTTGCCTGGGTGCAGTTTGCATTGGCGTTACGTCATGGACGCGCTTGATGATTTTGGCGGAGACCCGCCCGTTCGTGCCGGGTGGGTGGTGGAGAACCGGTCCTAACCAGTTCTTACGGCCGCATGGACCGAACGATGTGCGCTTTCCGCCTTCATCGTCGAACAGGCTCGCGTAGATCGGCGCGGTGAATGGCGATCATCGAGACCTGAGCGCGGCAGAGGCAGTCCTCTTCGGAACTCGTCGACCAAGCCGCCGGCATTTCGGTTTCGCCCACGCAGCCGCGGCGGAGCGGTGTTACCTCGATCCGTTCTTGGGAGACGATACCGCCTTTTGCAGCGGATTGTTTCTCTTTCCGCGCTGAATCCTTCCGACCTGTTGTTCATCAAAACCAAGATGGCCACGCTTCTCCAGAGATTGTGGTTCAGCACGCGGACGCACGTGGCCTCGTTGATGGCTTGATCTGGCCGAAGACCGGCTTCGCCTCGATCGTCTGAGCCGCAACGCCGTTGATGCGACTTTCTTCCCCTGGGCTTCGCCCATTCCTCGCGAGACAAGAAAGTCGCCACAACGACGTCCTCCGCTGCGCTCCGGCCCAAGCGGGTGCGTCGCCGATCGTCCTCGGCCCTAGATCGCCATCGAGGCCGCGGTGGTCGCGGGCTCGAAACACAACAGGAGAAGTGACATGGCTAACATCGGTTCTTTCAAGAAGGTCGGTAACGAATTCCAGGGCGAGATCGTGACCCTGAGCCTGAAGGCCAAGGGCGTCCGCATCGTCGCCGAGACCAACCGATCCAACGACAACGCTCCCAGCCACCGCATCTATGTGGGTCGCGCGGAGATCGGCGCGGCTTGGTCGAAGCGCTCCGAAGAGGGCCGCGACTACCTCTCGCTCAAGCTCGATGACCCCTCGTTCAACGCGCCGATCTACGCGAACCTGTTCGACGACGAAGGCGGTGAAGGCTACACCCTCCTCTGGTCGCGGCCGCGCAAGACCGGCGAGTAGGGCCACTCCACCAAGCCCCGTCCGGTCCGCCGGGCGGGGCTTCTTATCCTTCTAGGCGTCGTGAGCGCGAACCGGCCGCCGGATCGAGCGGCTCGACATCAATCACTCGGCCTGCCCCCGAGTCTTTTTCTTGGTGCTTGTGGGCGGGCGAGTGAGCAGGTCGGCGGCCTCGACACCCAGGCTGCGCGCGAGCCGATCGACAACGTCGATACCCGCCGCATATACGCTTCGCTCGAGTGCGCTGATATAAGTGCGGTCAATTTCAGCACGATGAGCCAATTCCTCCTGTGACAAACCACGGGCCTGCCGGAGCTTCCGCAGATTGATTGCAAGTATCTCGCGTATATCCATACGCGAGAGGGCATGTCCTTGAAGAGTATTTCACCACGGAGTATTCTCGACAAAACGCCCTCCGGACGGCTCCCGCGACAGTTTTAACGCTTCTGCTCCGTCCGGCCCGCGTGTTAGAAATTGTCTAATCTAAGGCGTGGAGTCTTA
This region includes:
- a CDS encoding helix-turn-helix transcriptional regulator, with translation MDIREILAINLRKLRQARGLSQEELAHRAEIDRTYISALERSVYAAGIDVVDRLARSLGVEAADLLTRPPTSTKKKTRGQAE